The Glycine soja cultivar W05 chromosome 9, ASM419377v2, whole genome shotgun sequence sequence CGAGATAGGTTGTGATTTTCAGACACATAGTAATTATGCATGCAGGCAATGTGATTGTGAGGTGAAAACAGTGACGAAGCTGAGtgaataaaaaacaaaggaaaaaggaaagagGTAAAGATAGTAGATTGGAAATAACTTGTCGTTATTTTTTGCGGTGGAAGGAAACATCATCACCCTTTGTGTTTTGTTGCAACTTCATAATGAAAAAGCCGCGAAGCTTGTTGTCGCTGTCGTCCCATGTTTCTCTGTTCTTCATACCACAAAcgtagaaaagaaagaagtacgaaaaaaacaaagacaccccatttgattttctctgcAATCTGAAAAATGGGTCGTCGCCAAAACGACTCAGATTTCGGTAGATTCGCGATTCTCGTCCTCTTCTTGATAGGCGCAATCTCCTGCTCCGTGATCTACCTTTTCCTTACGGTGGTCTTCAGTCCCAGCCCTGAATCTCTTCCTTCAGTGGATGATCATGTGGTGGGGGTTGCAGAAGAGGAGCAATGCTGCAGAGGGATTGAACATTTGGAGCTTTGGGGTGATGCTGTGAAATGGGGCTCTGAATTTAGGTTGAATTCCTCGGAGGAATGTTGCATGGCTTGTAAGCGAATGTGTAGCGGTGATGGAGGACCTTGTATGTGTAATTCCTGGGTGTATTGTGGAGATAGAGAGGCTTGTGGACCTAGATTTGGTGAGgtattgtttcttttattttattttgccactacaagatttaattttatcttgtgTGTCATGTGATTTAGGACATTCAGCAGTGTTGATTGGTTCAGGCAAATATTTATGGCTTCACATGTAATGCTTATTTATCACTATTGTGTATTTTTCATTGGTTATACTCCCCATTGTGAGATCTAGCTTGAGATTCAATTTGTATGATAATTGTACCCTAGGGGAGACCCCAATGGTTGTGAATTGGGTTCTCCATCTTGGAGGTCCGATTTTCTTTTAAGCCTATGAGCCTAAAACCAACCTTTCTTATTCTCGGAATCTTATGATGATGCTTTCAATTTTCGCCTACTTGCGATTGGTTTTTATATCTTTATGTTGtgtttattgaattctttttttttaacgatCTGTTTATTGAATACTTGATACATGGTGAACTCTTAGAGATTGCCACAAAGATCTATTTGGATGGATATAAATCTAGTTGGCTTAATGCCTCTGCTTTAACTGGATGGTACTCATGAATGGGTTATGATTTATGTCTTGATTGGGAAGTTTGGTTGGGCGTAATAGTACTTCATTGTAAAGATACACTCTTTTAGCTGGTGTAGTTTATTATTGCTTCAAATGTACAATTGTATAAGGATGGAATATTCCTGTTTTTatgcataaaattttagatgTACTTGATCTTAATATTATTTCCTGCTTTTGTTTCAGTGttggttaaaaaaacaaaaggatgcCTTAAATCCTGATCGACGAGACTCCGGAGATCTAGTTATGTGGACTTCTGGGTTTGTCTTTGATAAGGAAGAGGTAggaatataatttattgtagTTAGTTCTCCAATTGACATATACTGCATATACCAATTTGGGATATGTATCTCtatcaaattattttgtttgggttttataagtattttcttttataattaaaaagaaattcattGCAACACAgggaaaaactagaaagaagaaaaaggaggaTGAGGAATTCTCCTctgcaaaaaaacaaacaaaaagcaaCAAAGAAAATAGAGAACACCAATGCAACAAAGCTGTCCAGTCACTCAAAATATCTACTAGGGAAATCCCATTATTAAATATGCCATGTCCTAAACACCAGATAGAAAATGAACGCCTAATCTATCATAAAGCAAGTGTTGTCAATGAAACCTCCTCAAGAATACTAGAGTTACACTCCAACCAAATGCaccaaattgtaaaaaaataatgttatggAATACACTATATAAAAGCTTTTGTTATTGGATGAGAAACAAGGTAGATGGAACTGCagaatgtttttcttctttggatTGTTATAAAAGGCAGAAAGTTTTGTTGTACAAATAGGAAGGCCAAAGTTTTGTTTTCCCTGCCACTTAATCTGTAGATGTTTACTTGTTTAGACACTTGTGTTTTTGAGTCTTCTAATTACTTTTGGAGGATCTTCTGATATCAAGCCACATTACTCTCAATACATATTTTTGAGAATCCAGCTTTATGTTAGAATCACTTCATTCTAATGTGttgattaattttatgttttcatgATCCTAAAGTTAAAGTCTTTATGGTGTTAAGATTTATCCCATCTTTTTGTCCATAAATGTATTATGTGTTAGCATTAATCAATGCTTTATGTTCATTATAATTTGCTCAAAATATATTCTCAATATACTTATTTTCTGCTCATGATTAAGCATTGTGGTTGTTGCATATATTTTAGCTTCTCTATATCTTTGAGCTATATTCTTAACTTTCCTTATACACTTGTATTTTTAGGGAACTGTTGGTATGGAAACTGACCATGGAATTCTTCGAATAAAAGTAAGTATTTATCTGCATGCCcactatat is a genomic window containing:
- the LOC114367082 gene encoding uncharacterized protein LOC114367082 — its product is MGRRQNDSDFGRFAILVLFLIGAISCSVIYLFLTVVFSPSPESLPSVDDHVVGVAEEEQCCRGIEHLELWGDAVKWGSEFRLNSSEECCMACKRMCSGDGGPCMCNSWVYCGDREACGPRFGECWLKKQKDALNPDRRDSGDLVMWTSGFVFDKEEGTVGMETDHGILRIKLLPECAPYSVSYILELLALPHCVGCHIHRAESRGSFWDTEGNHIKKTPYGPPFALIQGTLESYGSMFKDIPEEHCPTIRRGSVAWVGSGPEFFISLADHAEWRNAYTVFGSVLSEDMEILEKIAQLPTKSEIWNNIKVSVLENPISVRFRRMNKKS